A portion of the Acidobacteriota bacterium genome contains these proteins:
- a CDS encoding divergent polysaccharide deacetylase family protein codes for MVKRTRRRRKKQVGMGGVLAFLLIAIAGVAAMYGAYRWFYGVDPDSRTSGQGTPSEADETPNPAASTHSPASPYAPPPALPSVPEPGAPLPADESPAPTEVLPEEPPPAGGEVRLALVIDDLGRSLEDVRSFEELGVPVTYAVLPFESRTPDVVEALQSRGAEILLHLPMEGRGGANPGPGALLAGMSPDELVAATRAALAAVPPARGVNNHMGSVLTADGPSMALILEVVAADELFFLDSRTSPESVGYRMAVERGLPAAERDVFLDPDPADEAVRFQFRRMLEVGRRQGAAIAIGHPLPGTLRVLREEVPKAVAQGYRFVPVSYLLDRTGLPE; via the coding sequence ATGGTGAAAAGAACCCGCCGCCGGCGGAAGAAGCAGGTGGGCATGGGGGGAGTGCTCGCCTTTCTGCTCATCGCCATCGCCGGCGTGGCGGCGATGTACGGTGCCTATCGCTGGTTCTACGGTGTCGATCCGGATTCCCGGACGTCCGGTCAGGGCACGCCGAGTGAGGCTGACGAGACGCCAAACCCGGCAGCCTCCACTCATTCACCCGCCAGTCCCTACGCACCGCCCCCCGCTTTGCCCTCGGTACCCGAGCCGGGGGCGCCGCTGCCGGCGGACGAATCGCCTGCTCCGACCGAGGTTCTGCCGGAGGAACCGCCGCCGGCCGGTGGTGAGGTGCGCCTCGCCCTGGTGATCGACGACCTCGGCCGTAGCCTGGAAGACGTGCGCTCCTTCGAGGAACTCGGGGTGCCGGTGACCTATGCGGTGTTGCCCTTCGAAAGCCGGACCCCGGACGTGGTGGAGGCGCTGCAGAGCCGCGGGGCGGAGATCTTGCTCCACCTGCCGATGGAAGGCCGCGGCGGGGCGAATCCGGGGCCTGGCGCGCTGCTTGCCGGTATGTCTCCGGACGAGCTGGTGGCGGCGACCCGCGCCGCCCTGGCGGCGGTGCCGCCGGCCCGCGGGGTCAACAACCACATGGGGTCCGTGCTGACCGCCGACGGTCCCTCGATGGCGTTGATCCTGGAGGTCGTCGCGGCGGACGAGCTCTTCTTCCTCGACTCCCGGACGAGTCCCGAGAGCGTCGGCTACCGCATGGCGGTGGAGAGGGGCCTGCCGGCCGCCGAGCGGGACGTGTTTCTCGATCCCGACCCGGCCGATGAGGCGGTGCGCTTTCAGTTCCGCCGGATGCTCGAAGTGGGCCGCCGCCAGGGCGCCGCCATCGCCATCGGGCATCCCCTGCCCGGTACCTTGCGGGTGCTGCGCGAGGAGGTCCCCAAGGCCGTCGCCCAAGGCTACCGTTTCGTGCCGGTTTCCTACCTACTCGACCGCACCGGCCTGCCGGAGTAG
- a CDS encoding S41 family peptidase, which produces MSRGRFTFFLISAVLVLTLLTGSLLGTVRADTPDGDDSLYKYLSVFTEVLSLIRQAYVDSPEIGDLMTGALDGTTDALDPFSLYVPPGQVEGYVAAAESGERLTGLTLLKERGVAYVVAVTPGGPAAEADLRLGDLVARIDGELTREMPLWEVQQGLGGEVGKQVRLEVIRQGETLEKTIELGAFEASGIAFEEADGLPVARLSALDAASVEALRSYLRELESDRLLLDLRRSSAGDPEVAFALADLFAEGDLGTLQERSEAVATFTSSGEPLWSGRLVLLVGRGTFGPGEILATVLRQKTDAELVGERTFGWAGERASADLASGGRLFYTSAFYTGPDGEPLSSSLSPDTRVRRIDAGFGDGEVSMEELIFRRGLERLKAEDEAEPLEQQAA; this is translated from the coding sequence ATGAGCCGTGGTCGCTTCACCTTTTTTCTGATCTCCGCCGTCTTGGTGCTGACCTTGCTCACCGGAAGCCTGCTGGGCACCGTGCGTGCGGATACCCCGGATGGCGACGATTCCCTGTACAAGTACCTTTCGGTGTTCACGGAGGTCTTGAGTCTGATCCGTCAGGCCTACGTCGACAGCCCCGAGATCGGCGATCTGATGACCGGTGCCCTCGACGGCACGACGGACGCTCTCGACCCCTTCTCCTTATACGTGCCGCCGGGCCAGGTGGAAGGCTACGTGGCGGCGGCCGAGAGCGGTGAACGGTTGACCGGGCTGACCCTCCTGAAGGAGCGTGGGGTGGCCTACGTGGTGGCCGTGACCCCCGGCGGCCCGGCGGCCGAAGCCGACCTCCGGCTGGGCGACCTGGTGGCACGCATCGACGGCGAATTGACCCGCGAGATGCCCCTTTGGGAGGTGCAGCAAGGTCTCGGTGGCGAAGTGGGAAAGCAGGTGAGGCTGGAGGTCATCCGCCAGGGAGAGACTCTTGAAAAGACCATCGAGCTGGGCGCCTTCGAGGCTTCCGGCATTGCCTTCGAGGAGGCCGATGGACTGCCCGTGGCGCGGTTGAGTGCACTCGATGCGGCGAGCGTCGAAGCGCTGCGTTCCTATCTGCGGGAGCTGGAATCGGACCGGCTGCTGCTCGACCTGCGGCGCTCATCGGCGGGCGACCCGGAGGTGGCCTTTGCCCTGGCGGATCTCTTTGCCGAGGGCGATCTGGGAACGCTCCAGGAGCGCAGTGAGGCGGTGGCGACCTTCACGTCGAGCGGCGAGCCTTTGTGGAGCGGCCGGTTGGTGTTGCTGGTCGGTCGTGGCACCTTCGGTCCTGGCGAGATCCTCGCCACGGTGCTGCGCCAGAAGACCGACGCGGAGTTGGTCGGTGAGCGCACTTTCGGGTGGGCCGGCGAGCGCGCCTCGGCGGATCTCGCTTCCGGCGGGCGTTTGTTCTACACCTCCGCCTTTTACACCGGACCGGACGGCGAACCCCTCTCCAGCAGCCTCAGTCCGGATACCCGGGTGCGCCGCATCGACGCAGGCTTCGGCGATGGCGAGGTGTCGATGGAGGAACTGATCTTCCGTCGCGGCCTGGAGCGCCTCAAGGCCGAGGACGAAGCCGAACCCCTAGAGCAGCAAGCGGCCTAG
- a CDS encoding peptidoglycan DD-metalloendopeptidase family protein — translation MSPIRHLSASTIAVLVVLSLPLAAQNPTPTREQELARVRQQIQQLRSEVANAQQRESSAEGRLALVEAELRLQLEQVAEARAAQAVAEDRVVKAESAVAALEDRLAAVRKDLQGRLASLYRLGGHGYVRLFLSLRPGDGGSDGMLESVRMLRYLVRRDSRSFREYQEIHDGLAKQRETLVAQQQEVEGWLAEEETRRQRLATMRSRQEALLAELGGRRRDLQAQASALADRESKLATFLDSLYGRSGRDLTGRPIQDFRGILDRPVAGSVTERFGPRRDPRYQTQVPHNGVSFATRAGDEVQAVYPGTVLFAAPFGGYGPTVIVHHAGRVFTLYAGLSSLRVGRDDVLSLGDVVGRSSDSLYFEIRVENRPEDPLQWFRSGL, via the coding sequence GTGAGCCCCATTCGGCATCTTTCGGCCAGCACTATCGCTGTTCTTGTCGTCCTGTCGCTGCCGCTCGCCGCCCAGAACCCCACCCCCACCCGCGAGCAAGAACTCGCCCGCGTCCGCCAGCAGATCCAGCAGCTCCGTAGCGAGGTTGCCAACGCCCAGCAGCGCGAGTCGAGCGCCGAAGGGCGCCTGGCGCTGGTCGAGGCGGAGTTGCGGCTGCAGTTGGAGCAGGTGGCGGAGGCGCGGGCGGCGCAGGCGGTGGCCGAGGATCGGGTGGTGAAGGCGGAGTCTGCCGTCGCCGCTCTGGAAGATCGGCTGGCGGCGGTACGGAAGGATCTGCAGGGCCGGCTGGCCTCCCTTTACCGGCTCGGGGGACACGGCTACGTGCGGCTGTTTCTTTCCCTGCGGCCCGGCGATGGCGGCTCCGACGGCATGTTGGAGTCGGTGCGGATGTTGCGCTATCTGGTGCGCCGGGATTCGCGCTCGTTTCGCGAGTATCAGGAGATCCACGACGGCCTGGCGAAGCAGCGCGAGACCCTCGTCGCCCAGCAACAGGAAGTGGAGGGATGGCTGGCCGAGGAGGAGACCCGGCGGCAGCGGCTGGCCACCATGCGTTCCCGCCAGGAAGCCTTGTTGGCGGAACTGGGCGGGCGCCGACGGGACCTCCAGGCGCAGGCTTCGGCATTGGCGGATCGTGAGAGCAAGCTGGCGACCTTTCTCGATTCTCTTTACGGCCGCAGCGGTCGGGATCTCACCGGTCGGCCGATACAGGACTTCCGCGGCATCCTCGATCGGCCGGTGGCCGGCTCGGTGACGGAGCGCTTCGGTCCGCGGCGCGATCCGCGCTACCAGACGCAGGTGCCTCACAACGGCGTGTCCTTCGCCACCCGCGCCGGCGACGAGGTCCAGGCCGTTTACCCCGGCACGGTGCTCTTCGCGGCTCCCTTTGGGGGCTACGGGCCGACGGTGATCGTGCACCACGCGGGGCGGGTATTCACTTTGTATGCAGGGCTTTCCAGCCTCCGGGTGGGGCGCGACGATGTGCTATCTTTGGGCGATGTCGTGGGCCGATCTTCCGACTCCCTGTACTTCGAGATTCGCGTGGAAAATCGCCCGGAAGACCCTCTTCAGTGGTTTCGCTCCGGCCTCTAG
- a CDS encoding amidohydrolase, whose protein sequence is MRRSAALCLVLLASFALGSAGAQGQASDAVEAAVERLTPEILELRHRIHQYPELGNREFETAKLVVAHLEKLGFENIRSEVAHTGVVAVLEGGKPGPTIAVRADMDALPVTEDTDLPFKSEVRTEYLGQETGVSHACGHDVHTAVQLGVASVLAGMKDELPGTVVFLFQPAEEGPPPGEEGGAKMMMAEDAFAVRPEVVFGLHTYSAMDVGTVGYTSGPAFASVDHFRIDLEGAQSHGAAPHMGVDTVVMAAQVITALQTIRSRTLDPLQPSVVTVGIVRGGTRFNIIPGSVHLEGTVRTYDEGVRNRVEERIDEILAGITAAAGGSYVLDYERITPATINNPALTEHTAPTLARVVGEQNVEVLPPTMGGEDFAIFANEVPGFYYRLGVSHPDHPSGGHHTPEFRADDASVPVGMRVMSQVLLDYLESTPGS, encoded by the coding sequence ATGCGCCGATCTGCCGCCCTTTGCCTCGTCCTTCTTGCCTCCTTCGCGCTGGGAAGCGCCGGCGCCCAAGGCCAGGCCTCCGACGCTGTCGAGGCCGCCGTCGAGCGCCTCACCCCCGAGATCCTCGAGTTGCGCCACCGGATCCACCAGTACCCGGAACTGGGCAACCGCGAGTTCGAGACCGCGAAGCTGGTGGTGGCCCATCTCGAGAAGCTGGGATTCGAGAACATCCGCAGTGAGGTGGCGCACACCGGGGTGGTGGCGGTGCTCGAAGGTGGGAAGCCCGGACCGACCATCGCCGTGCGGGCGGACATGGACGCCCTGCCGGTGACCGAGGACACGGATTTGCCCTTCAAATCCGAGGTCCGCACCGAGTACCTGGGGCAGGAGACCGGGGTGAGCCATGCCTGCGGCCACGACGTGCACACGGCGGTGCAGCTCGGCGTGGCGTCGGTGCTCGCCGGCATGAAGGACGAGCTGCCGGGCACGGTGGTCTTCCTCTTCCAGCCGGCGGAGGAGGGGCCGCCGCCGGGGGAGGAGGGCGGCGCGAAGATGATGATGGCGGAAGACGCCTTCGCCGTGCGGCCGGAGGTGGTCTTCGGTCTCCACACCTACTCGGCGATGGATGTCGGCACCGTCGGTTACACCTCCGGCCCGGCCTTTGCCTCGGTGGATCACTTCCGCATCGATTTGGAAGGCGCCCAGAGCCATGGCGCGGCGCCGCACATGGGGGTGGATACGGTGGTGATGGCGGCGCAGGTGATCACCGCCCTCCAGACCATCCGCTCGCGCACCCTCGATCCGCTCCAGCCGAGCGTCGTCACGGTCGGCATCGTGCGCGGCGGTACCCGCTTCAATATCATCCCCGGTTCGGTGCATCTCGAAGGCACCGTCCGCACCTACGACGAGGGCGTGCGCAATCGGGTCGAAGAGCGCATCGACGAGATCCTGGCCGGCATCACCGCCGCCGCCGGCGGCAGCTACGTTCTCGACTACGAGCGCATCACCCCGGCGACGATCAACAACCCGGCGTTGACCGAGCACACGGCGCCCACCCTCGCCCGGGTAGTGGGAGAACAGAACGTCGAGGTGCTGCCGCCGACCATGGGCGGAGAGGACTTCGCCATCTTCGCCAACGAAGTCCCCGGCTTCTACTATCGCCTCGGCGTCTCCCATCCGGACCATCCCTCCGGCGGCCACCACACCCCCGAATTCCGCGCCGACGACGCCTCCGTGCCGGTGGGCATGCGGGTGATGAGTCAGGTGCTGTTGGATTACCTGGAAAGCACGCCGGGATCGTGA
- a CDS encoding alkaline phosphatase family protein, producing MKQVNAGHVMVWIGIVVSLLLALPAMAEEPRVVILGFDGADAALAEQWMDEGELPHLAALREQGTFSPLRSTIPSQTPVSWSTFATGLNPGRHSIFDFLKRDTETYRPSFAAFDETREDFLWGENNGLMVGLIGFLAVTLLVFLLLFVIRRKGALRLAMIAAVLGILGGVGAGMAAAKLLPKERPVAINRQQGETFWQVLGAAGKRVRVMRVPVTFPPEPFPHGELLTGLGTPDLSFRIGKPFYFTSELFFQPKGGGDFSIEIVELVDNQGEIQTEVKGPPNKFFPEDSPYITIPMTLTVSDDRTRVKVEVSGQELDLKAGEWSPWVRFEFPFNAAIVMPGMGRFRLMSVEPEVRLYLSPIQFDPTDLPPMFDITAPGDFVDDLTDRFDRFKTIGWAIDTWSITDGTIDEEVFLEDVAFTEGKYSEMLYEMLGDDDWDVMVSYFEFTDRVQHVMYRHFDPEHPLHTEEDAAKWGDSILNAYRRMDAIVGETVKRLPEGATLMVVSDHGFAPWRRTMNYNTWLAKEGYMVLEGEGPERANLEDLFDQGEFFVNVDWSRTRAYAMGLGNIYINLAGREKNGIVQPGDEYQQLIAEIKEKLEAFVDEETGDNPVAHVFTRDEAYGTYDPALIPDLFPSNSSGYRVGWQDSLGIVGKFVVEPNLDIWSGDHCSVYPPLVNGILFSNRRLSLDDPYMADVMPTLLEIYGVEPPTELDGKSLL from the coding sequence ATGAAACAGGTGAATGCGGGACATGTGATGGTTTGGATCGGGATCGTCGTTTCCCTACTGCTCGCCCTGCCGGCGATGGCCGAAGAACCGCGGGTAGTGATTCTCGGCTTCGACGGTGCCGACGCCGCCCTGGCGGAGCAGTGGATGGACGAGGGCGAACTGCCCCATCTGGCGGCGCTCCGGGAGCAGGGCACCTTCTCGCCGCTGCGCTCCACTATCCCTTCGCAGACGCCGGTGTCTTGGTCCACCTTCGCCACCGGTCTGAATCCCGGCCGGCACTCGATCTTCGACTTCCTGAAGCGCGACACGGAGACCTATCGGCCGAGTTTCGCCGCCTTCGACGAGACCCGAGAAGACTTCCTGTGGGGTGAGAACAACGGTCTGATGGTGGGCTTGATCGGCTTTCTGGCGGTCACCCTGCTGGTCTTCCTGCTGCTGTTCGTGATTCGCCGCAAAGGCGCTTTGCGCTTGGCGATGATCGCGGCGGTGCTGGGCATTTTGGGCGGCGTGGGGGCCGGTATGGCCGCCGCCAAACTGCTGCCCAAGGAGCGCCCGGTGGCGATCAACCGGCAACAGGGAGAGACCTTCTGGCAGGTGCTCGGAGCCGCCGGCAAGCGGGTGCGGGTGATGCGCGTGCCGGTCACCTTCCCGCCGGAGCCCTTCCCCCACGGCGAATTGCTGACCGGCCTCGGTACGCCGGACCTGTCGTTCCGCATCGGCAAGCCCTTTTACTTCACCTCGGAACTCTTCTTCCAGCCCAAGGGCGGGGGCGATTTCTCCATTGAGATCGTCGAGCTGGTCGATAACCAGGGCGAAATCCAGACGGAGGTCAAGGGGCCGCCGAACAAGTTCTTCCCGGAGGACTCTCCCTACATCACCATCCCGATGACCTTGACCGTGTCGGACGATCGGACCCGCGTGAAGGTGGAGGTTTCCGGCCAGGAGCTGGACCTCAAAGCCGGCGAATGGAGCCCATGGGTGCGCTTTGAGTTCCCCTTCAACGCCGCCATCGTGATGCCGGGGATGGGCCGCTTTCGGCTGATGTCCGTCGAGCCGGAGGTGCGCCTGTACCTGTCGCCCATTCAGTTCGACCCAACGGATCTGCCGCCGATGTTCGACATCACCGCTCCGGGCGACTTCGTCGACGATCTGACGGACCGCTTCGACCGCTTCAAGACCATTGGCTGGGCCATCGACACCTGGTCGATCACCGACGGCACCATCGACGAAGAGGTGTTTTTGGAAGACGTCGCCTTCACCGAGGGAAAGTACAGCGAGATGCTCTACGAGATGCTCGGCGACGATGACTGGGACGTCATGGTGAGCTACTTCGAATTCACCGACCGGGTGCAGCACGTCATGTACCGGCACTTCGATCCGGAGCACCCGCTCCACACCGAAGAGGACGCCGCCAAGTGGGGTGACTCGATCTTGAACGCCTACCGGCGGATGGACGCGATCGTCGGCGAAACCGTGAAGCGGCTGCCGGAAGGGGCCACCCTGATGGTGGTTTCGGATCACGGCTTTGCTCCCTGGCGCCGGACCATGAACTACAACACCTGGCTGGCCAAGGAGGGCTACATGGTGCTGGAGGGCGAAGGTCCCGAGCGGGCCAATCTGGAAGACCTCTTCGACCAGGGCGAGTTCTTCGTCAACGTCGACTGGAGCCGCACCCGCGCCTACGCCATGGGCCTGGGCAACATCTACATCAATTTGGCCGGCCGTGAGAAGAACGGAATCGTGCAGCCGGGTGACGAATACCAGCAGCTCATCGCCGAGATCAAGGAGAAGCTCGAAGCCTTCGTCGACGAGGAGACCGGCGACAACCCGGTGGCCCACGTCTTCACCCGCGACGAGGCCTACGGCACCTACGACCCGGCGCTGATCCCGGACCTCTTCCCGTCGAACAGCAGCGGCTACCGGGTGGGCTGGCAGGACAGCCTGGGCATCGTCGGCAAGTTCGTCGTCGAACCCAACCTGGACATCTGGAGCGGCGACCACTGCTCCGTCTACCCGCCGCTGGTCAACGGCATCCTGTTCAGCAACCGCAGGCTGTCCCTGGACGATCCCTACATGGCCGACGTCATGCCGACGCTGCTGGAGATCTACGGCGTCGAGCCGCCCACGGAGCTAGACGGGAAGAGCTTGCTCTGA
- a CDS encoding polyprenyl synthetase family protein, with amino-acid sequence MTQAAAALGGRLAELGAKVEARLPELLPPHREGAPPVREAMHYALTGRGKRLRPILTLVVAEICGSRFSQAPPPVVDLGCAVEMVHACSLIFDDLPAQDDAEMRRGRPTVHKVYGEDMAQLAGLGLLSRAYAVVAECGQRLPLKRYSSEDMVHHLAAAIGTAGLIAGQALDLRSDPAELDLERLETIHSQKTGALFIAAGELGAMAADARRRDLDAITRYAKNLGLAFQITDDLLDVTATSDQIGKDADQDRDKVTFVKLLGVEGARTLAEELLDFAIVSLDRASFARRAEPLRQIARFVRRRST; translated from the coding sequence GTGACGCAAGCCGCCGCGGCCCTCGGAGGTCGTCTCGCCGAACTCGGTGCGAAGGTCGAGGCGCGCCTGCCGGAACTGCTGCCGCCGCACCGAGAGGGGGCGCCGCCGGTGCGCGAGGCGATGCATTACGCCTTGACCGGCCGGGGCAAGCGCCTGCGACCGATCCTCACCCTGGTGGTGGCGGAGATCTGCGGTTCGCGGTTCTCGCAGGCGCCGCCGCCGGTGGTCGACCTCGGCTGCGCCGTGGAGATGGTCCACGCCTGCTCGCTGATCTTCGACGACCTGCCGGCCCAGGACGACGCGGAGATGCGCCGCGGCCGGCCGACGGTCCACAAGGTCTACGGCGAGGACATGGCGCAGCTCGCCGGCCTCGGCCTACTGAGCCGCGCCTACGCGGTGGTGGCGGAGTGCGGCCAGCGGTTGCCGTTGAAGCGCTACTCGAGCGAAGACATGGTCCACCACCTGGCGGCGGCCATCGGCACCGCGGGGCTGATCGCGGGGCAGGCCCTCGACCTGCGGAGCGATCCGGCGGAGCTCGATCTCGAGCGCCTGGAAACGATCCACAGCCAGAAGACCGGTGCCCTGTTCATCGCCGCCGGTGAACTGGGAGCGATGGCCGCCGATGCCCGCCGGCGGGATCTCGACGCGATCACCCGCTACGCCAAGAATCTCGGCTTGGCCTTCCAGATCACCGACGATCTGCTCGATGTCACCGCGACTTCGGATCAAATCGGCAAGGACGCCGACCAGGATCGCGACAAGGTGACCTTCGTCAAGCTGCTCGGTGTCGAAGGCGCTCGCACCCTGGCGGAGGAACTGCTCGACTTCGCCATCGTCTCCCTCGATCGAGCCTCCTTTGCCCGCCGCGCCGAACCGCTCCGGCAGATCGCGCGCTTCGTCCGGCGGCGGAGCACCTGA
- a CDS encoding STAS domain-containing protein, with translation MNITARHRDQVTILDVHGKVTIGVGDVAMREAVQEAINAGAKNILINLGDVSTIDSSGIGELVSIFTTVTNRGGKLKLENLPPKIADLMQVTQLITVFETFDNEDEAIRSF, from the coding sequence ATGAATATCACTGCACGGCATCGTGACCAGGTCACCATTCTCGACGTTCACGGCAAAGTCACCATCGGCGTGGGCGACGTGGCGATGCGCGAAGCGGTTCAAGAAGCGATCAACGCCGGCGCCAAGAACATCTTGATCAACCTGGGCGACGTTTCGACCATCGATTCGTCCGGCATCGGTGAGCTGGTGAGCATTTTCACCACCGTCACCAACCGTGGCGGCAAGCTCAAGCTGGAGAATCTGCCGCCGAAGATCGCCGATCTGATGCAGGTGACCCAGCTCATCACCGTCTTCGAGACTTTCGACAACGAAGACGAAGCCATTCGGTCCTTCTAG
- a CDS encoding ATP-binding protein: MAFHLAIGSRFENVEIVQVVLNDALERLGVGEDSRHWIDLAVREAVANAIKHGNQCDPAKRVEVEARLEDHTVVVRVEDEGHGFDPRYVEDPRAPKNLLRPSGRGIFYIEKFMDGVDWEVGASGGTVLVLRKRIEPDSGDSAADGPLAATMPPAENRRPKGREQ, from the coding sequence ATGGCTTTTCATCTCGCCATCGGTAGCCGCTTCGAGAATGTGGAGATCGTGCAGGTGGTGCTCAACGATGCCCTCGAGCGCCTGGGGGTCGGTGAAGATTCCCGGCACTGGATCGATCTCGCCGTTCGAGAGGCCGTCGCCAACGCCATCAAGCACGGCAACCAGTGCGATCCGGCCAAACGGGTCGAGGTGGAGGCGCGGCTCGAAGACCACACGGTGGTGGTGCGGGTCGAGGATGAAGGGCACGGCTTCGATCCGCGCTACGTGGAGGATCCGAGAGCACCGAAGAACCTTCTGCGGCCGAGTGGCCGGGGGATTTTCTACATCGAGAAATTCATGGATGGCGTCGACTGGGAAGTCGGGGCGAGCGGCGGAACGGTACTGGTCTTGCGCAAGCGGATCGAGCCGGACTCCGGCGACTCGGCTGCCGACGGACCGCTCGCCGCGACCATGCCACCGGCAGAGAACCGGCGGCCAAAGGGGAGAGAGCAATGA
- a CDS encoding type II CAAX endopeptidase family protein: MILSLFRMLAPFVLTVGVVVLVEAHLRRLAYALPPGLAVPGRRAVAVALLAMFLYAVQFAPLAVPAEEMVFDAERVGAVSLFLLPSLIGVFLIVWGLLAWAGFDGGWRGALRELRLLARRPLAEIGYGFLWGVVGWGAVLASSLALYSILGEFGVEPGGPPDLVVMLAGQSVAVRLAVSLCAGVFEEAFFRGFLQPRVGIVLSTALFVAAHAAYGSPPLLLGVTVLSLIYGFLARRRRTILASITAHALFDGIQLLVVLPAALKAADLVAFSGG, encoded by the coding sequence ATGATTCTCTCCCTGTTTCGGATGCTGGCCCCCTTCGTCCTCACCGTCGGCGTGGTGGTTTTGGTGGAGGCGCATCTGCGCCGCTTGGCCTATGCGCTGCCGCCGGGCCTGGCGGTGCCCGGGCGGCGAGCGGTGGCCGTGGCGCTGCTGGCGATGTTTCTCTATGCCGTACAGTTTGCGCCGCTGGCGGTGCCGGCGGAGGAGATGGTGTTCGACGCGGAGCGGGTCGGCGCCGTCAGCCTTTTTCTGCTGCCGTCGTTGATCGGGGTATTTCTGATCGTCTGGGGCCTTCTTGCCTGGGCGGGGTTCGATGGCGGCTGGCGCGGGGCGCTCAGGGAATTGCGGCTCCTCGCCCGGCGGCCGCTGGCGGAGATCGGCTACGGTTTTCTTTGGGGGGTGGTGGGCTGGGGAGCGGTGCTGGCCAGTTCGCTCGCCCTCTATTCCATTCTGGGCGAATTCGGGGTGGAGCCCGGTGGCCCGCCGGATCTGGTGGTGATGTTGGCCGGCCAGTCGGTCGCGGTGCGCCTGGCCGTGAGCTTGTGTGCCGGGGTGTTCGAGGAAGCGTTCTTTCGGGGCTTTCTCCAGCCGCGGGTGGGGATCGTGCTGTCCACCGCTCTGTTCGTCGCCGCCCACGCCGCCTACGGCTCGCCGCCGCTGCTGCTGGGAGTGACCGTTCTTTCACTGATCTATGGATTTTTGGCTCGCCGCCGCCGGACGATCCTCGCCTCCATTACGGCCCACGCCCTGTTCGACGGCATCCAGCTCCTGGTGGTTCTGCCGGCGGCGCTAAAGGCGGCGGATCTGGTAGCATTCTCAGGTGGTTGA
- a CDS encoding acyl-CoA dehydrogenase family protein, with protein sequence MSRFNGLDFIEIDALLSEEERLARDTVRAFVDDKIMPIIEECHRDARFPIELVPEMAALNLFGATIDEYGLPGLNNVAYGLIMQELERGDSGLRSFISVQSALVMYPIYTFGSQEQKDRWIPALASGEAIGCFGLTEPDFGSNPGGMRTRARRDGGDWILDGAKQWITSGTLADIAVVWAQTDDGVRGFLVEKGTPGFTATDQHGKFSLRASVTSELGFTNCRIPGDAILPKTEGVKNALMCLNQARYGIAWGGLGAAMDCYHTALDYSKERIQFGGQPIACHQLVQEKLVWMLSEITKGQLLALQIGRLKDQGRVKHHHISMGKRNNVWVARESARLARDILGANGIVDDYPVIRHMLNIESVFTYEGTHDIHGLILGEAITGIPAFNPPEAPVKRRPAMAGEAR encoded by the coding sequence GTGAGTCGTTTCAACGGCCTGGATTTTATAGAGATCGACGCCCTGCTCTCGGAAGAAGAGCGTCTCGCCCGGGACACCGTCCGGGCCTTCGTCGACGACAAGATCATGCCGATCATCGAGGAGTGCCATCGCGACGCGCGCTTCCCCATCGAGCTGGTGCCGGAAATGGCCGCCCTCAACCTGTTCGGCGCCACCATCGACGAGTACGGCCTGCCGGGCCTCAACAACGTCGCCTACGGCCTGATCATGCAGGAGCTGGAGCGCGGCGACTCAGGGCTTCGCAGCTTCATCTCGGTGCAGAGCGCCCTGGTGATGTACCCGATCTACACCTTTGGATCCCAGGAGCAAAAAGACCGCTGGATCCCGGCCCTGGCGAGCGGCGAAGCGATCGGCTGCTTCGGCCTGACAGAACCGGATTTCGGTTCCAATCCCGGCGGCATGCGCACCCGCGCCCGGCGCGACGGCGGCGACTGGATCTTGGACGGCGCCAAGCAGTGGATCACCAGCGGCACCTTGGCCGACATCGCGGTGGTGTGGGCGCAGACGGACGACGGGGTGCGCGGATTCCTGGTGGAAAAGGGCACTCCCGGCTTCACCGCCACGGACCAGCACGGCAAGTTCTCGCTGCGCGCCTCGGTCACCTCGGAGCTGGGTTTTACCAACTGCCGCATTCCGGGGGACGCCATTCTGCCCAAGACCGAAGGCGTCAAGAACGCCCTGATGTGCCTGAACCAGGCGCGCTACGGCATCGCCTGGGGCGGCCTCGGCGCCGCCATGGACTGCTACCACACGGCCCTCGACTACTCGAAGGAGCGTATCCAGTTCGGCGGCCAGCCGATCGCCTGCCATCAGCTCGTGCAGGAGAAACTGGTGTGGATGCTGTCGGAGATCACCAAGGGACAGTTGCTGGCGCTCCAGATCGGCCGCTTGAAGGACCAGGGCCGAGTGAAGCACCACCACATCTCCATGGGCAAGCGAAACAACGTGTGGGTGGCGCGCGAGTCGGCCCGCCTGGCGCGCGACATCCTGGGCGCCAACGGCATTGTGGACGACTACCCGGTGATCCGCCACATGCTCAACATCGAGTCGGTCTTCACCTACGAGGGTACCCACGACATTCACGGCCTGATTCTCGGTGAGGCGATCACCGGCATCCCCGCCTTCAATCCGCCCGAGGCGCCGGTCAAGCGGCGGCCCGCGATGGCCGGCGAGGCTCGCTGA